A section of the Oncorhynchus keta strain PuntledgeMale-10-30-2019 chromosome 15, Oket_V2, whole genome shotgun sequence genome encodes:
- the LOC118394749 gene encoding oxysterol-binding protein-related protein 1-like isoform X3 gives MSGEVNHGDKKAQCNGVKKHRTSLPAPMFSRNDVSVWSILKKCIGMELSKIAMPVIFNEPLSFLQRLTEYMEHTYLIHQANAATDSMERMKCVAAFAVSAVASQWERTGKPFNPLLGETYELIREDLGFRWMSEQVSHHPPVSAFHAEGLQEDFLFHGSIYPKLKFWGKSVEAEPKGIITLELPKCNEAYTWTNPTCCVHNIIVGQLWIEQYGNVEVINHKTGERCSLTFKPCGMFGKELHKVEGYILDKSKKKLCAIYGKWTECLYTVDAATFDAHKKSDKKNSEEKKSNTQTSVDKEPEEMPLPDGDTVQVIPGSELIWRIVPRPDNSAEFYAFSTFAMQLNELEGGMKGVLPPTDCRLRPDIRAMEKGDIDLASAEKKRVEEKQRLARKNRSKSTEEWKTRWFHQGSNPHIKAQDWLYSNGYWERNYSLLPDIY, from the exons ATGTCTGGGGAGGTTAACCATGGCGACAAGAAGGCCCAATGCAACGGAGTGAAGAAGCACAG AACGTCTTTGCCCGCGCCCATGTTCTCCAGGAATGACGTCAGCGTCTGGAGCATCCTGAAGAAATGCATCGGCATG gagCTGTCTAAGATAGCCATGCCAGTAATTTTCAACGAGCCCCTGAGTTTTCTTCAGCGGCTGACCGAGTACATGGAGCACACGTATCTCATCCACCAGGCTAACGCTGCCACAGACTCCATGGAGAGGATGAAG TGTGTGGCAGCATTTGCTGTGTCTGCTGTAGCATCACAGTGGGAGAGGACTGGAAAACCCTTCAATCCACTTCTAGGAGAAACCTATGAGCTAATCAG AGAGGACCTAGGGTTCAGGTGGATGTCGGAGCAGGTGAGCCACCACCCCCCCGTCAGCGCCTTCCACGCCGAGGGCCTGCAGGAGGACTTCCTGTTCCACGGCTCCATCTACCCCAAACTCAAGTTCTGGGGAAAGAGTGTGGAGGCAGAGCCTAAAGGCATCATCACCCTGGAGCTGCCCAA atgtAATGAAGCATACACCTGGACAAACCCCACCTGCTGTGTCCACAACATCATCGTGGGCCAGCTGTGGATCGAGCAGTATGGCAATGTGGAAGTGATCAACCACAA GACCGGCGAGAGATGCAGCCTGACGTTCAAACCATGCGGTATGTTTGGCAAGGAGCTGCACAAAGTGGAGGGCTATATTCTGGATAAAAG CAAAAAGAAGCTCTGCGCCATATATGGTAAATGGACCGAGTGCTTATACACTGTGGACGCCGCCACCTTTGATGCTCACAAGAAATCTGACAAGAAGAACTCTGAGGAGAAGAAAAGCAACACGCAG accagtgtagaCAAAGAGCCAGAGGAGATGCCCCTGCCTGATGGAGACACGGTCCAGGTCATCCCAGGAAGTGAGCTCATCTGGAGGATAGTCCCCCGACCAGACAACTCTgcagag TTCTACGCCTTCTCCACGTTTGCCATGCAGCTGAATGAGCTGGAGGGGGGCATGAAGGGGGTCCTGCCCCCCACAGACTGTCGGCTCAGACCTGACATCAGAGCCATGGAGAAAGGAGACATAG ATTTGGCAAGTGCAGAGAagaagagggtagaggagaaaCAAAGACTGGCCCGGAAAAATCGCTCCAAATCAACAGAGGAATGGAAAACAAG GTGGTTCCACCAAGGCTCCAACCCTCACATCAAAGCTCAGGACTGGCTCTACTCCAATGGCTACTGGGAACGGAACTACTCCCTGCTGCCTGATATTTACTGA